The region AGTCGTTACAACAGTAGTAGTTCTAGGAGTAGTTAATGTAGTAGTAGGCGTTGGAGTAGGAGTAGTAGTTCTAGGAGTAGTTAATGTAGTAGTAGGCGTTGGAGTAGGAGTAGTAGTTCTAGGAGTAGTTAATGTAGTAGTAGGCGTTGGAGTAGGAGCCCATACTTCACCATATGTCGATTTGCATGAATCCATGGATCTTTTTAGGTTTTGGTATTTGTCCTCCCATATTGTTGTCCAATCATCTTTTAGTATTCCCCCTGTATCGCCGCTATTGGGGTTCCAGCTCCAGTAAGTCCACCAACATATTCCGTTCTGTATGAAATAGTCTATGAGTTTTTGTTGCCATATTCTATCTCTTGAATCTCCTCCATTGCCATATCTACCACCGAATTCTCCTACAAGTATTGGTAGACCTAATTGTGTCTTAACGTAGCCGTAATTTTGTTCCCATATTTTGTAGAGGTTGTCTGGATATACGTTTGGATCATTGAAGTATGGTTGTACGTATACATCGGGTCCATAGGTATGTGGCGAGTATAAGAGTTTGTTGCTTGGCAGATTCACCGGATAATCTTTTACCGCTCTTAGGTTCTCGCCCCAGTATACTGCATCAGGGTATAGAGGCACATTATCAGACCTTGGATTTGTGTAATGCGTTCCTTCAACTATTATTAGCCAATGTGGTGCTACATTCAAGATTTCTCTACCTATTCTTTCAGCAGCTAGATTCCAATCGGTTCTTGTGTTACCAATACCCCATGTAGCTCCTTGACCACTTGTATAACAGTCTTGTCTACCCATTCCTATGGGACAGTGTGGTTCATTCTTTAAGTCAGCACCTATAACATTTGGATATTTCCCAAATCTTTGAGCCACGGATTTCCAGACGTTTATAAAGTCTTGTTCGCTAAACGAACTTGTATACCATAAAGGTTCTATCTCATTGCATCCTATCCTATGGAAATCAAATATAATAAATATCCCTAGTTCAGCAGCTTTCTGAACTATCTTCTCCATGACTGTTACAGAATCTAGACCTTGTAGATCTTGATTACGACTATAGTCTATAGTTTTGGGGGTTGTTCCAGGTGTTACAGATGGTGGACAGAATGGCAATCTTATGGCATTAAATCCTAAGCTTTTGATTTGTTGAAGCATATCTTGCCAATTCCTAGACCATAAACCATGGACAACATAATCCGATGTCTCAAAACCAAACCAGTTAACTCCTGTGATATATATGGCTCGTTCTCCACTCGCAGTACGCATCCACACCTTACCATCTCTAATGAAGTATTCAACTGTGGATGTTTGGGATACCACTTGCACCGACTCATATGTGAACATGTACGTCATACTTAATACTATTGCTAGGGTTGTTAATGCAGATACAAACTTGAGTGTTCCATTAGAGTTAAATTTGTACATAACCTTTACATCACCTAATTAAATACACTGTTTATGACTATGTTCTGTCTCCAGATATTTGTGCTTTACGTGTATGATAGCTAGATATAGGTGGAAATAAGTAGAGATAAGTATTATCGATAACTATGCTAAGTAATGTGAGGTATTACGAGTAATGTCATATAGATTTCCATGAAATTTTATGACTTATTCTCGAGATGACAATAATACCACTCATAATGGTGTACATACCATATGATTCAACATTCTAATGAAGAATATACCGTAGTTTGAACTTAATACAGTTATGTGAAAGATACACATATACTGGTTCTTGCGGTAGCCCTTAGTACACCTAAGTTAGTTGGTTTGATTGTACTCAGCTTATAACTACTTTTTTACAATTACCTCAATGTTAGGTTGGATCATTAAGTGCAAAGCATTTATTAAACTAACTAGTGTTTGAGAATTATGATTGAATTGATTGATCTGAGTGTCGAAAACAATGAAGATTGCAATTATGAAATATACTAAAGAGTTCAATCATAACAATAGTGATGCTATCTTCATTAGTATTAGCATCAATAAATACGTATGCGCTACAGATCACAGTAAATGATGTGACTCAGAGTTATAAATGTTCTTCCTGCTACTGGTCAGTATGTTGGTACTGTTTCGAGGGGTTATTGTAGTGGTGGTTCTTGTCAGCTTTGGAATCTGAGACAGATAGGTAATGCATCTATTGATGTAAATCTATGGGGGTTAGAGGGTAGAGAATCTCAGTCTAGTGGAGAAGCTGTTATGGAGATATTACAGGGAGGGATTCTACGAACTAGATCTCAATGGCAATTAGGTACAGCTCCTCAATACAATACACCCGGATATCACGAGGTTATATATGGTGCTAAACCTTGGGGAACAACATCACAAGAATATCCAGCTTACCTAGACACACTATATAGGTTACGTCTTTGGAAATTCTTGTACAATTAATTCAATTGATTTGCTTTGTATGATTAACTCGTAATTCAAATCTTTGATTTATCCTGATTTATCGAACCTGATAATTGCTCCCTAATCTTGAGGCTCAACTAGTCAATCAATTAGAGTAACTCGATACACAATCAATGTAGTAATTAAAGATCTACAGGATACCAATATATCAATAGCATCTAGATACATAAGTTAATCAAAGAGTTAGCAGACTAATATCATTGTTTCAACATTTTCAATATTCTTCAGCTACCTCTATGAAGTTCTAAGGTTTTTGTAAATATAACGTACTAGACGACAAATTCAACCATAATTGTAAGTCTAGGTAACAATCACAATGAATTACAATAAGTCTAAGTAATGATTAAACAAAGAACATTACTCTAAGCTGATTAAAACTTATTTCCCCAATTATTCAGGATACGACGTATGTTCAATCTCTAATTAATTGTCCTTTAATAATATTCTCTGGTGTTACCAAGTTTAACAAGTTTGACTACATATCATTTTGATCTCTACACATTCTAGTCATTCTATAAGTTATGTTTTTAAATTTTAAACATGTATTAATTATATCTATGTAATTGGTATTGGGTGTACACTATCATGAATCTAAATTATAAAGAAAAACTAATCAAAGCAACCGCAATTATTGTAGGAACAATATTGGTACTAATGATAGCACCATCATTATTAACTCAACCAAATAATTTGGTTCCTGCACCAAGTACTAGTGTTATGCTTAATGCTGCTAGATCTGCATCATTATCTGGTGTTCTTCAGTTTAGGTCAAGAACATCTGGATCAATATCTGTTAGTGGTGGTAGTATTAGTGTTAGATCTGGTGATATTGTTGCTATAGATTTTAATGCTAATAGAGGTGTTTTATGGATTGGTACAGATGGTTGGATGTCTGTATCTGGTTTGAATGTGAATGCTGTTTATGTTAATGGTAATCTAGTAGCAAGTTCAGCAACAATAACAGGTGTTTCTGGTATACAAGTAGATTTATCATCTATACAGACATCACTAACAGTAACAGTAACAGGATCAGGATACACACAACTAGTATACAATGGACAGACACTTATATCAGGAACAGACAGTAGAACAATAGTAATACCCAACATAGGCGCAACAACATCAACAGCACTAAACCTAAACATAGGAACATCAAATGTATATCTATCAGCAACATCAGCACAACCACAAATAGGTGCAACAATAACAACACCTACACCTACACCTACTCCTACTCCAACGCCTACTACTCCTATTACACCTACTCCTACTCCAACGCCTACAACGCCTAGAACCACACCTACTCCAACGCCTACACCTACTCCAACACTAACAACTGTGCCAACAGTTACAATTACTACAACTACGGTTCCAGTAACCATAATACTGACTACTGTTGTTAATGTTCAAGTAGTTGCTACTGCAACATTTACAGTTACATCACCTATAACAACTGTTGTGCCAGTTACACATACAACAACAGTACCAGTAACAATAATTAGAACAATAACGGTGACAAGAACAACTACTACTCCTATTACAACTACTCCTACTCCAACGCCTACCACGCCTAGAACCACACCTACTCCAACACCAACAACAACTGTACCAACTACTGCGCCTGCTGGTGGTATTGTAACTGTTATAAATAACACTATAACTAGGGTGAGAGGTACTGGTACATTTACTATTACTGGTAATGCTAACAATAGGTATCCAGCTCTAGAAGTAGATGCAGATGGTGATGGAGCTATAGACTTTGTTGTTGAGCCAAATCTATGGAATGTTGTTGGAGGCTCTGGTCAAGTGGCAATGACTGTTGTTGTGAGAGGTCCTAGAGATTATACAGTAAACGTGGATATTAGTTTACAGAATATTCAGCAGGAGAGTTCTAGTGGTTGGGTTCATGCATATCCTGAGGTATGGATTGGTGCTAAACCATGGAATGTACTTGGACCTGCGACAGATGGATTCATATCAGGCTCTGCTACGTTACCAATACGTGTATCAGAGCTTGCAAACACCAATGTATGTGTCTATATGGGATCTTACAGTATAACTAGAGTTGATTCAAATCTACCGTTTAACTTCCCATTTGAGACATGGTTGACAAGAGATACCACGAGAGGTAAAACTGTACAGTCCAATGAAGTTGAGGTAATGGTGTGGTTTGCATATCATCAGATGCAAGGTGCAGGAGGCACTGTTGCAAATCCAACAATAACGATATACATTAATGGTCAACCAGTTAGTCAGCAGTATGAGTTATGGAGATCTGGAGGTGTAGGACAAACTGGTTGGGAGTACTTTGCATTCAGGCCAACAACATCTAGAGAAAGTGCGAGTAGAGTAGCATTCTGCTGGAGAGATTTCCTAAATGTTGCCAGACAATATAGTGATAGAAGTGGATGGGATAACATGTACTTCACAGTATCAGAAATAGGAACAGAATTTGGATCACCAAGCTATCTAAATGCGCAACTGAGATGGAGCATATCAAACTACTGGCTATCAGTCGGGGTATACACAGGATAACCTAGCTATTCAACAATAATAAATATTTTTAAATTATTTTTCTTTACTATATTTCTATACCCCATATTTGATAGCTAAGATGTGTGGTCAAGGTGTATAGAACTCTATATCCACTTGCTCTAGTTGGTATCCAAGTTATTCTCATAGCTCTAGCTTCATCATTTATAGCTATCGACATTGTTTATACTGGTAATCCATATTATTTATTGGAAGAGGATTATTCGCAAGGTATTGATATTGCTTATGCTGTTTGTATTCATAGAGATGTCATCTATGTTGTTGGATCTACATATTACCGTATGTTTATTGATGGTGTATCTATCTCTAATGGATCTAGGTTATTTTCTTGGAGATCTGACTGGATTGGAGAACTATATGATTGTATTATCGTTAACTCTAGCTTATTTGTTGTTGGTGTTAAGAAAAACGATTATGGTGTTAATAGATGGTTTATCGGTTTATTTGATACTGAACTTAATCTCGTTATGTGGAGAGAATCCCATGACAATGGAGCAGCACTTTCCATAGCGTATGGTTATGGCTATCTCTATATCGCTGGCTACGGTAGCATTGCAGCTAATAATTATAGCGATATTGTGTGGATTGTAGAGAGAGTGAATAGAGATGATATCTACAAATACATCTATGCGGTGTCTAATCCGTCTAGAGGTGGCGATATTGCAAGTGCTATAGAGGTTAATCCTGTGAGTGGAGATATATGGGTTGTTGGTACAAACAGCAGTAGACGTACATGGAGAATAGAGGTATATAATAGAGATCTCGTACATATATCCTCTAGAGATCTAGAGGTACCGAATTACCCATACTCCATAGCCTTCAACTCATTAGGTAATGCATATATAGCAGGAACTTCTCATGTTGCTAAAATTGATAGAGATTTAAATATAATTGAGAAAATTGGTATAGGTGGGGATATCAAGAAGGCTACTCTATATAATGACACACATCTAGTTTTAGTGATACAACATTCTGATGAATACGGTATTCAGAATCACTACATCTATATACTTGATGATGATCTCGATATAGTTGATACAATGTGTGTAACATGTGGTAGAAATTATTCAGCTTATATCGATAGAGGTAGAGTCGCGTTAATGGGTAGAGAGCTCTATGTAGCTGGCTATGGTGCTAGAAGTAGTGGTAGATACCTCATGAACACGTTCATCATAATGTATGCTGTGTCAATACCAGAAGATCTACGAATGATACATAAGGTTATAAGCAGTGATAACTTTTTCAACATTATAGCGACATCCCTAGTTCTTGTAGTTGCAGCTGGAGTATGTTTTGCTGTATTTAGGAAAATAGGTAAGAGAAAGAGCAAGAAGAAAAAGAGATAAATTTGTGATACTGAATGTTAGATGGTGGCGATAGCTATGAACTCTAGGATTAATTTATTACCTATGACTATAGTCATCATAGTTCTTGTCTCGCTGATATCTGTATTGGTATCTGCTGATGAAGACACTATGTATAGTATAGATGTAGAAATGGTTAGAAGATTAAAGATACTTCCTGGGGATGATAAACCGTATTGTGTTGCAGAAAGAGATAGGTTTATCTATGTAGTAGGTATAGGCAATAATGGAGATGTGGCATATGTATTCAAGATGGATAAAAATAGAGGCTATATACAGAGAACTTGGAACATAGGAAGAAAGGGATGTCCAATAGAGCTTCATGACTGCAGATTCATAGGCGATAGACTCTATGTTATTGGTATTGATTGTCAAGATTCGAGAGATACTAGCTGGATGTTTCTAGTATTCGATGATAATCTGACGCTGCTACTCAATATCAAAGAGAATCATACACTAAAAGAAGATTGGATACATGCATTTACATCTGATAGTGAGTATATATATGCTGTAGGAGCAGTGAATGGTACTGGAGGCTATAAGACAGTAATGATATGGCAATGGCGTGTAGAGAAAAGAAGATTATGGGACCTTCGTCTTGTTTCTAGCTATACATCTAGAGAAATCTATGGTGGAAGACCATTCGATATAGAGATAAATCCTATTACCAATCATCTATGGATTGTAGGTACAAACAGAAAACCATATGAGAAAATGCTTATGTGGAGCATAATGATTCTAGATAAAGATCTTAAGCCAGTTAAAGAGCATGCTCTGTTAGAAGAACTTCAAGGTCAAGCACTAACGGTATGCTTCGATAAACATGGCTATGCCTATATTGGGGGAGATGAGGCTGTTATAAAGATGGATACGGATGGCAATATCGTAGATATACG is a window of Ignisphaera sp. DNA encoding:
- a CDS encoding glycoside hydrolase family 5 protein — encoded protein: MYKFNSNGTLKFVSALTTLAIVLSMTYMFTYESVQVVSQTSTVEYFIRDGKVWMRTASGERAIYITGVNWFGFETSDYVVHGLWSRNWQDMLQQIKSLGFNAIRLPFCPPSVTPGTTPKTIDYSRNQDLQGLDSVTVMEKIVQKAAELGIFIIFDFHRIGCNEIEPLWYTSSFSEQDFINVWKSVAQRFGKYPNVIGADLKNEPHCPIGMGRQDCYTSGQGATWGIGNTRTDWNLAAERIGREILNVAPHWLIIVEGTHYTNPRSDNVPLYPDAVYWGENLRAVKDYPVNLPSNKLLYSPHTYGPDVYVQPYFNDPNVYPDNLYKIWEQNYGYVKTQLGLPILVGEFGGRYGNGGDSRDRIWQQKLIDYFIQNGICWWTYWSWNPNSGDTGGILKDDWTTIWEDKYQNLKRSMDSCKSTYGEVWAPTPTPTTTLTTPRTTTPTPTPTTTLTTPRTTTPTPTPTTTLTTPRTTTVVTT